One genomic window of Ruminococcus gauvreauii includes the following:
- a CDS encoding methionine gamma-lyase family protein, whose product MYSRQELYRSLGIEQTVYDFGEQIQRELKPRFEAIDDVAEYNQLKVIRAMQENRVSEACFVSSSGYGYNDLGRDTLEDVYASAFHTESALVRPQIACGTHALAVALAGNLRPGDELLSPVGKPYDTLEEVIGIRPSNGSLAEYGVSYRQVDLNADGSFDYEGIRNALNDKTRLVTIQRSKGYQTRPTLSVARIGELIAFIRSLRPDVICMVDNCYGEFVETLEPTDVGADLIVGSLIKNPGGGLAPIGGYIAGKKEFVENAAYRLTSPGLGKEVGATLGVNQAFYQGFFLAPTVVAGALKGAIFAANIYEKLGFAVVPNSTESRHDIIQAVTFGKPEGVIAFCKGIQAAAPVDSYVSPEPWAMPGYDSEVIMAAGAFVQGSSIELSADGPIKPPYAVYFQGGLTWEHAKFGILMSLQKLKDAQMVTL is encoded by the coding sequence ATGTACTCCAGACAGGAACTCTATCGATCTCTCGGGATTGAACAAACAGTATATGATTTCGGCGAACAGATCCAAAGAGAACTCAAACCGCGCTTTGAGGCGATTGATGACGTGGCAGAATACAACCAGCTGAAAGTGATCCGTGCGATGCAGGAAAACAGGGTAAGTGAAGCATGCTTTGTTTCCAGCAGCGGATACGGATATAATGATCTCGGACGTGACACACTGGAAGATGTGTATGCCTCTGCATTTCACACGGAATCTGCGCTGGTACGGCCTCAGATCGCCTGCGGTACTCATGCGCTTGCAGTTGCACTTGCAGGGAATCTGCGTCCGGGAGATGAACTCCTGTCGCCGGTGGGCAAACCGTACGATACGCTCGAAGAAGTGATAGGTATCCGCCCTTCTAACGGATCGCTCGCAGAATACGGAGTCAGCTACCGCCAGGTGGATTTAAATGCAGACGGCTCTTTTGATTATGAAGGAATAAGGAATGCACTGAATGACAAGACTAGACTCGTCACGATTCAGCGTTCCAAAGGCTATCAGACAAGGCCGACACTGTCAGTGGCGCGCATTGGAGAACTGATCGCATTTATCAGGAGCCTGAGACCGGACGTCATCTGTATGGTGGATAATTGCTACGGAGAATTCGTGGAAACTCTGGAACCGACCGACGTAGGCGCTGATCTGATCGTAGGGTCGCTGATAAAAAATCCGGGAGGCGGGCTGGCGCCGATCGGCGGTTATATCGCGGGCAAAAAAGAATTTGTGGAGAATGCAGCGTACCGTCTGACCTCACCCGGCCTTGGAAAAGAAGTCGGCGCTACACTCGGCGTGAACCAGGCATTCTACCAGGGATTCTTTCTGGCGCCGACCGTTGTGGCCGGAGCGCTGAAAGGAGCCATTTTCGCAGCCAATATCTATGAAAAGCTGGGATTTGCAGTTGTACCGAACAGTACGGAAAGCCGGCATGATATCATTCAGGCGGTCACATTCGGGAAACCGGAAGGGGTCATCGCGTTCTGCAAAGGCATTCAGGCTGCGGCTCCGGTCGACAGCTATGTATCTCCTGAACCCTGGGCGATGCCGGGATATGACAGTGAGGTCATCATGGCTGCCGGTGCATTTGTACAGGGTTCTTCCATCGAGCTGAGTGCCGACGGACCGATCAAGCCTCCATACGCTGTATATTTCCAGGGCGGACTCACCTGGGAACACGCAAAATTCGGCATTCTCATGAGTCTTCAGAAACTGAAAGACGCGCAGATGGTAACATTATAG
- the miaA gene encoding tRNA (adenosine(37)-N6)-dimethylallyltransferase MiaA, whose amino-acid sequence MKPLLILTGPTAVGKTELSLSLARAVNGEIVSADSMQVYKKMDIGSAKIRPEEMGGVPHHLIDILAPTESFDVVTFQRLAKQAVEEIHQRGRIPILTGGTGFYIQSVVYDIDFTDAGSDDSFRRYLEATAAEKGGEFLHRMLEEQDPRAAEEIHPRNVKRVIRALEFYQQTGMRISEHNEEQRHKVSPYQFLYLVLNDRRERLYQRIDARVDQMIQDGLLTEVRELRNMGCTRDMTSMKGLGYKEILAYLDGEYTLEEAIRILKRDTRHFAKRQLTWFKRERDVNWIRKDEFDYNNDRILSYILDLVREKNMEMRK is encoded by the coding sequence ATGAAACCATTATTGATATTGACCGGCCCGACAGCCGTTGGAAAAACCGAACTTTCCCTCTCACTCGCCAGAGCGGTGAACGGAGAGATCGTATCCGCAGACTCCATGCAGGTATATAAAAAAATGGATATCGGATCAGCCAAGATTCGGCCGGAAGAAATGGGGGGTGTTCCGCATCACCTGATTGACATCCTGGCTCCGACAGAAAGCTTCGATGTTGTTACGTTTCAGAGGCTTGCAAAACAGGCGGTGGAAGAGATCCATCAGCGCGGCAGGATTCCCATCCTCACAGGGGGAACCGGGTTCTATATTCAATCCGTCGTATACGATATCGACTTTACCGATGCTGGTTCCGATGACAGCTTTCGAAGATATCTGGAGGCAACGGCAGCTGAGAAAGGCGGGGAATTTCTTCACCGGATGCTTGAAGAACAGGATCCGAGGGCTGCCGAAGAGATCCATCCCCGGAATGTAAAACGTGTCATCCGGGCGTTGGAATTTTATCAGCAGACAGGCATGCGGATTTCAGAGCATAACGAGGAACAGCGGCATAAGGTTTCGCCCTATCAGTTCCTGTACCTCGTACTGAACGACAGGCGGGAACGGCTCTATCAGCGGATTGATGCGCGTGTCGATCAGATGATTCAGGACGGACTTCTGACGGAAGTGCGGGAACTGCGGAATATGGGATGTACCAGGGATATGACCTCGATGAAGGGACTCGGCTATAAAGAAATCCTGGCTTATCTGGACGGAGAATACACGCTTGAGGAAGCGATCCGGATCCTGAAGCGTGATACCCGGCATTTCGCCAAACGACAGCTGACATGGTTTAAGAGAGAACGTGATGTCAACTGGATTCGCAAGGATGAGTTTGATTACAACAACGACAGGATCCTTTCCTACATTCTGGATCTTGTCAGAGAAAAAAATATGGAAATGAGGAAATAA
- the mutL gene encoding DNA mismatch repair endonuclease MutL — protein MNKISLLDQNTIDKIAAGEVVERPSSIVKELVENAVDARSSAITVEIREGGTSFIRITDNGMGIPKEQVPLAFLRHATSKIQTIDDLLQIASLGFRGEALSSIAAVSQVELITKTPDALTGTRYLIEGGMEKGLEEIGAPQGTTFLVRNLFYNTPARAKFLKSPATEGSYIGSIMEQMALSHPEISFKYMQNGQTKLHTSGNGNFKEVIYQIYGRDITKELLEIDTAGDGIRITGFIGKPSISRGNRTFENYYVNGRYVKNKMITKAIEDGYRSFMMQHKFPFTSLFITVNSENVDVNVHPSKMEVRFEKTDLVYQTLYRAICDALTEKELIPEVSFTPKKDRVKESSRPSVPEPFEIRRREMLRETPAYAPAPADMPVSENTPVPTDTPSSPAVQQPIAKDAETSAASGESAALNRPVVSESVQVKQDGQLSMFEDKKLLSENSRSLHRLIGQVFSTYWLVEMEEKLFIIDQHAAHEKVLYEKMMADLRGKQITSQYLAVPIIISLNLQQLALMRKHEGLFREMGFELEAFGGKEYTVRAVPYNLFGIADETLLVELIDSMEEETAGSVTLEIFVEKLAVMACKAAVKGNQKLSFREAQVLIDQLLTLENPYNCPHGRPTIISMSRYELEKKFKRIV, from the coding sequence ATGAATAAAATCTCTTTATTGGACCAGAATACAATAGACAAAATTGCGGCAGGTGAAGTTGTCGAAAGACCCTCCTCCATCGTGAAGGAGCTGGTGGAAAATGCCGTGGATGCCAGATCATCAGCGATCACGGTGGAGATCAGGGAGGGCGGCACCTCTTTCATCCGTATCACAGATAACGGAATGGGAATACCGAAAGAGCAGGTACCCCTGGCTTTTCTGCGCCATGCCACCAGTAAGATACAGACGATTGACGACCTGCTTCAGATCGCCTCTCTCGGATTCCGCGGTGAAGCATTATCCAGTATCGCTGCGGTATCACAGGTTGAACTGATCACGAAAACACCGGATGCACTGACCGGGACAAGATATCTGATCGAGGGAGGCATGGAAAAAGGGCTGGAAGAGATCGGCGCTCCTCAGGGAACGACATTTCTGGTGAGGAACCTGTTTTATAATACGCCGGCACGCGCTAAGTTCCTGAAATCTCCCGCGACGGAGGGCTCTTACATTGGAAGTATCATGGAACAGATGGCGCTTTCCCATCCGGAGATTTCTTTTAAATACATGCAGAACGGTCAGACAAAACTACACACTTCAGGAAACGGAAATTTCAAAGAAGTGATTTACCAGATTTACGGACGCGACATCACAAAAGAACTGCTGGAGATCGATACGGCCGGGGATGGAATCCGTATCACCGGATTTATTGGAAAACCTTCCATATCACGCGGAAACCGTACCTTTGAGAACTATTATGTGAATGGCCGGTATGTGAAGAACAAGATGATCACAAAAGCGATCGAGGACGGCTACCGTTCCTTCATGATGCAGCATAAATTTCCCTTCACCTCACTGTTCATCACCGTGAATTCAGAGAATGTCGACGTCAATGTACATCCGTCGAAGATGGAAGTCCGTTTCGAGAAGACAGACCTGGTATATCAGACCTTATACCGCGCGATCTGCGATGCCCTCACTGAAAAGGAACTGATACCGGAGGTTTCCTTCACACCTAAAAAAGACCGTGTAAAAGAATCTTCCAGACCGTCTGTCCCGGAACCATTTGAAATCAGACGCCGTGAAATGCTGCGGGAGACTCCGGCGTACGCGCCTGCTCCAGCAGACATGCCTGTCTCTGAGAATACACCGGTTCCCACGGATACGCCTTCCTCGCCTGCCGTACAGCAGCCCATTGCAAAGGATGCAGAAACTTCCGCTGCTTCGGGAGAATCAGCCGCTCTGAACAGGCCGGTTGTCTCAGAGAGTGTCCAGGTGAAACAGGACGGTCAGCTCTCCATGTTCGAGGACAAAAAACTGCTGTCGGAGAATTCACGGAGCCTGCACAGACTCATTGGTCAGGTGTTTTCCACCTACTGGCTGGTGGAGATGGAGGAGAAACTGTTCATCATCGACCAGCACGCCGCACACGAAAAGGTGCTCTATGAAAAGATGATGGCGGATCTGCGCGGCAAGCAGATTACTTCACAGTATCTTGCTGTCCCGATCATCATCTCCTTAAACCTTCAGCAGCTGGCGCTGATGAGAAAGCACGAGGGGCTCTTCAGAGAGATGGGGTTCGAACTGGAGGCGTTTGGCGGCAAAGAGTATACCGTACGTGCAGTGCCCTATAACCTCTTCGGAATCGCCGACGAGACACTGCTGGTCGAGCTGATCGACAGTATGGAAGAGGAGACGGCCGGTTCCGTGACACTTGAAATCTTCGTGGAAAAACTCGCCGTCATGGCCTGCAAAGCAGCTGTCAAAGGAAACCAGAAACTGTCGTTTCGCGAGGCACAGGTCCTGATTGATCAGCTGCTCACACTGGAAAACCCGTATAACTGCCCGCATGGCAGACCTACGATCATCTCCATGAGCAGGTATGAACTGGAAAAGAAATTTAAAAGAATCGTATAG
- the mutS gene encoding DNA mismatch repair protein MutS, whose protein sequence is MNVTNLSPMMQQYVSTKEAYKDCILFFRLGDFYEMFFEDALLVTKELEITLTGKDCGLEERAPMCGVPYHAAETYINRLIEKGYKVAICEQTEDPKQTKGLVRREVVRIVTPGTNLNTQSLDETRNNYIMSVVYLGDTYGICLADVTTGDCSLTEVDKERKLLDEIHKFAPAEIICNHAFFVSGIDLEDLKSRLGICIYSLDAWYFDDELCKRTLMDHFQTITLSGLGLADYPNGIIAAGALFQYLFETQKNSLSHMTEITPYLADRYMMIDSSSRRNLELVETLREKQKRGSLLWVLDKTKTAMGARLLRSYVEQPLIDADDINERLDAVEELNKKAIIRDEIREYLNPVYDMERLVSRISYQSANPRDLIAFKSSLSMLPHIRQLLKEFESPLLVKLYQQMDALEDLFTLLENSIQEEPPLALKEGGIIKDGFHEDVDHYRQGKTEGKTWLAQLEAEEREKTGIRNLKIKYNKVFGYYLEVTNSFKDMVPDYYTRKQTLTNAERYITPRLKELEDMILGAEDKLYALEYQLFCEVRDTLAKEMTRIRETARAIACTDVFASMSVVSMHNHYVRPRINTKGIIDIKGGRHPVVEKMITNDMFIPNDTYLDNSASRISVITGPNMAGKSTYMRQTALIVLMAQIGCFVPADKAKIGIVDRIFTRVGASDDLASGQSTFMVEMTEVATILRNATADSLLILDEIGRGTSTFDGLSIAWAVIEHISNPKLLGAKTLFATHYHELTELEGKLPGVNNYCIAVKEKGDDIVFLRKIIKGGADKSYGIQVAKLAGVPDSVIERAKELVEELSNADILAAVKDLTKSTKTKKQTVHYDEVDMEQISLFDTVQNDDIIEELGQLDISNLTPMDALNTIYRLQNKIKNRW, encoded by the coding sequence ATGAATGTGACAAATCTCTCACCAATGATGCAGCAGTATGTGTCGACAAAAGAAGCCTATAAAGACTGTATTCTGTTTTTCAGACTGGGTGACTTTTATGAAATGTTTTTTGAAGACGCGCTGCTGGTCACAAAAGAACTGGAGATCACACTGACCGGGAAAGACTGCGGACTGGAAGAACGCGCCCCGATGTGCGGGGTTCCGTACCACGCTGCAGAGACATATATCAACCGGCTGATAGAAAAGGGCTATAAAGTAGCAATCTGTGAGCAGACGGAAGACCCGAAACAGACAAAAGGCCTGGTAAGGCGTGAAGTGGTCAGGATCGTAACTCCCGGTACAAATCTGAATACCCAAAGCCTCGATGAGACACGCAACAACTATATCATGTCTGTCGTATACCTCGGGGATACATACGGCATCTGTCTTGCAGATGTCACAACCGGCGACTGCTCCTTGACAGAAGTGGATAAGGAGCGCAAGCTTCTCGATGAGATTCACAAATTTGCCCCGGCAGAGATCATCTGTAATCATGCATTTTTTGTCAGCGGGATTGATCTGGAGGATCTGAAAAGCCGACTGGGTATCTGCATCTATTCTCTGGATGCATGGTATTTTGATGACGAATTGTGCAAACGCACGCTGATGGATCATTTTCAGACGATCACACTGTCCGGCCTTGGTCTTGCCGATTATCCAAACGGAATCATTGCCGCAGGCGCCTTGTTTCAGTATCTGTTTGAGACGCAGAAAAATTCGCTCTCACATATGACGGAGATCACCCCGTACCTTGCTGACAGATATATGATGATCGACAGCTCCAGCCGTCGAAATCTGGAACTTGTTGAGACGCTCCGCGAAAAACAGAAACGCGGTTCCCTCCTCTGGGTTCTGGATAAGACAAAAACAGCGATGGGTGCCCGTCTGCTGCGCAGCTATGTCGAACAGCCTCTGATCGATGCGGACGATATCAATGAGCGTCTGGATGCCGTGGAAGAGCTGAATAAAAAGGCGATCATAAGGGATGAGATACGGGAATATCTGAATCCCGTTTACGATATGGAGCGGCTGGTGAGCCGGATCAGTTATCAGTCGGCGAACCCGCGTGATCTTATCGCGTTCAAATCTTCCCTCTCCATGCTGCCGCATATCCGTCAGCTGCTGAAGGAGTTTGAGAGTCCTCTTCTGGTGAAATTATATCAGCAGATGGATGCGCTGGAAGACCTGTTTACCCTGCTGGAAAACTCCATCCAGGAAGAACCTCCGCTGGCGCTGAAAGAGGGGGGGATTATCAAGGATGGTTTCCACGAGGATGTCGATCACTACCGTCAGGGAAAAACGGAGGGAAAGACGTGGCTTGCACAGCTGGAAGCTGAGGAACGTGAAAAAACAGGAATACGCAATCTGAAGATCAAATACAACAAGGTATTCGGTTATTATCTGGAAGTCACGAACTCTTTTAAAGATATGGTTCCCGACTACTATACGAGGAAACAGACCCTGACCAACGCCGAACGGTATATCACACCGCGGCTGAAGGAACTGGAGGATATGATTCTCGGAGCAGAGGATAAGCTGTACGCGCTGGAGTATCAGCTGTTCTGCGAGGTCAGAGATACACTGGCCAAAGAGATGACCCGAATCCGGGAGACTGCCCGCGCGATCGCATGCACCGATGTGTTTGCCTCCATGTCAGTAGTCTCGATGCACAATCATTATGTGAGACCGAGGATCAATACCAAAGGAATCATCGATATCAAAGGCGGGCGTCATCCGGTCGTGGAAAAAATGATCACAAACGACATGTTTATTCCAAATGACACGTATCTGGATAATTCCGCAAGCCGTATCTCTGTGATCACCGGTCCGAATATGGCTGGAAAATCGACGTATATGAGACAGACGGCTCTGATCGTCCTGATGGCGCAGATCGGCTGTTTTGTCCCGGCGGACAAAGCGAAGATCGGAATTGTGGACCGCATCTTTACGAGAGTCGGTGCCTCTGACGATCTTGCGAGCGGACAGAGTACCTTCATGGTTGAAATGACAGAGGTGGCTACGATCCTCCGTAATGCGACGGCAGACAGCCTTCTGATCCTGGATGAGATCGGGCGCGGCACGAGTACTTTTGACGGGTTGAGCATCGCATGGGCGGTCATCGAACACATCAGCAATCCCAAACTGCTCGGCGCCAAAACACTGTTCGCCACGCATTATCACGAACTGACAGAACTGGAAGGCAAGCTGCCGGGGGTCAATAATTACTGCATCGCAGTGAAAGAAAAGGGAGACGATATCGTTTTTCTGAGAAAAATCATCAAGGGCGGTGCAGACAAGAGTTACGGTATTCAGGTGGCAAAACTCGCCGGTGTTCCCGACTCTGTGATCGAACGCGCGAAGGAACTGGTGGAAGAGCTTAGCAACGCAGACATACTGGCCGCCGTCAAGGATCTGACGAAATCCACGAAGACAAAGAAACAGACGGTACATTACGATGAAGTGGATATGGAACAGATTTCTCTGTTTGACACCGTACAGAATGACGATATTATAGAAGAACTGGGCCAGCTGGATATCAGCAACCTGACTCCCATGGATGCACTCAACACCATCTACAGGCTCCAGAACAAGATTAAGAATCGATGGTGA
- the miaB gene encoding tRNA (N6-isopentenyl adenosine(37)-C2)-methylthiotransferase MiaB, producing the protein MENKTTEMTYGAVPSTEPQRQYYYIEKAKEYVRDRAQVLNRPLTFCVNTFGCQMNARDSEKLEGILEAIGYEKSDENHADFVVYNTCTVRENANQRVYGRLGYLHSLKKKNPHMMIGLCGCMMQEAQVVEKIKKSYRFVDLIFGTHNIYKFAELLVNRFESERMVIDIWEDTDKIVEDLPADRKYPFKSGVNIMFGCNNFCSYCIVPYVRGRERSRNPKDIIREIERLVSDGVVEVMLLGQNVNSYGKNLEHPMTFAQLLTEIEQVEGLKRIRFMTSHPKDLSDELIGVMAGSSKICPHLHLPLQSGSSRILKEMNRRYTKEQYLNLVDKIRAAVPDISLTTDIIVGFPGETEEDFEETLDVVRRVRYDSAFTFIYSKRTGTPAAVMEDQVPEHVVKERFDRLLGEVQRISEEMTSRHTGKVQTVLAEEMNSHDASLVTGRLGNNVLVHFPGTAEDIGRLIDVSLDECRGFYYMGSRITKE; encoded by the coding sequence ATGGAAAACAAAACGACAGAAATGACATACGGCGCAGTTCCGTCCACGGAACCACAGCGTCAGTATTATTATATTGAAAAAGCTAAAGAATATGTGCGGGATCGCGCGCAGGTCTTAAACAGGCCTCTTACTTTCTGCGTCAACACCTTCGGGTGTCAGATGAATGCCAGAGATTCTGAAAAGCTGGAAGGTATTCTTGAGGCGATCGGTTACGAAAAAAGCGATGAGAATCATGCGGATTTTGTCGTGTACAATACCTGCACGGTCAGGGAAAATGCGAACCAGCGTGTCTACGGCCGGTTAGGCTACCTGCACAGTCTGAAGAAGAAAAATCCTCATATGATGATCGGACTCTGCGGCTGTATGATGCAGGAAGCCCAGGTCGTCGAAAAAATCAAAAAGAGTTACCGTTTTGTCGATCTGATTTTCGGGACGCACAACATCTACAAATTCGCCGAGCTTCTGGTAAATCGCTTCGAGTCCGAACGAATGGTGATCGATATCTGGGAAGATACGGACAAGATTGTGGAAGACCTCCCGGCAGACCGGAAATACCCGTTCAAATCGGGGGTCAACATCATGTTTGGATGCAATAATTTCTGCAGTTACTGTATCGTGCCATACGTAAGAGGGAGAGAGCGCAGCCGCAATCCCAAGGACATCATCCGCGAGATTGAACGCCTGGTGTCGGACGGTGTCGTGGAGGTGATGCTTCTCGGACAGAATGTAAACTCCTATGGAAAAAATCTGGAACATCCCATGACGTTTGCTCAGCTTTTGACGGAGATTGAACAGGTGGAAGGTCTGAAACGCATCCGTTTTATGACTTCTCACCCGAAAGACCTGTCGGATGAACTGATCGGGGTCATGGCAGGAAGCAGCAAAATATGCCCTCACCTTCACCTTCCGCTGCAGTCAGGGAGCTCACGGATCCTGAAGGAGATGAATCGTCGTTATACAAAGGAGCAGTACCTGAACCTCGTCGATAAGATCCGCGCCGCAGTGCCGGACATCTCTCTGACCACCGATATCATAGTCGGTTTCCCGGGAGAGACGGAAGAGGATTTCGAGGAGACGCTGGATGTTGTGCGAAGGGTGCGCTATGACAGTGCCTTTACCTTCATATATTCCAAACGGACAGGCACTCCTGCCGCGGTGATGGAGGATCAGGTGCCGGAACATGTCGTAAAAGAACGGTTTGACCGGCTGCTTGGGGAGGTTCAGAGAATCTCCGAAGAAATGACTTCCCGCCATACCGGAAAAGTTCAGACCGTTCTGGCTGAGGAAATGAACAGCCACGATGCCAGTCTCGTGACCGGCAGGCTGGGAAATAATGTTTTGGTTCATTTTCCGGGAACAGCGGAAGATATAGGCAGACTGATCGATGTTTCACTGGATGAATGCCGTGGATTTTATTACATGGGCAGCCGAATAACGAAAGAATAA
- a CDS encoding glutamate-5-semialdehyde dehydrogenase encodes MIETIGRQAKAAEPVMRNMQTDTKNELLSNVAKELVARSDQILAANAIDVENGKKAGMSVGLLDRLALTEDRIRGMAEGICQLIQLDDPIGEVLQMKKRPNGLMIGQKRVPLGVVGIIYEARPNVTADAFGLCFKTGNVVVLKGGSDAIHSNKAIVDCIRATLKQHAVDENVIQLIEDTSRETTTAFMKMNRYIDVLIPRGGAGLIQAVVNNSTIPVIETGTGNCHIYVDESADLKMAVDIILNAKTQRVGVCNACESLLIHESVKDALLPVLAQRLKENHVEMRGDDAVCAIVPDVKKASDEDWGKEYLDYIISIKTVSSVEEAIAHINRYNTGHSEAIVTSSYQNAQKFLDEVDAAAVYVNASTRYTDGFEFGFGAEIGISTQKLHARGPMGLTALTTTKYIIYGSGQVRP; translated from the coding sequence ATGATAGAGACAATTGGACGGCAGGCAAAAGCTGCAGAGCCGGTCATGCGCAACATGCAGACAGATACAAAAAATGAACTTTTATCAAACGTGGCAAAAGAGCTGGTTGCCCGGTCAGATCAGATTCTGGCCGCAAATGCCATTGATGTGGAGAACGGCAAAAAAGCCGGTATGTCCGTCGGACTTCTGGACCGGCTGGCACTGACGGAAGACAGGATCAGGGGAATGGCAGAAGGCATCTGTCAGCTCATTCAGCTGGATGATCCGATCGGGGAGGTCCTGCAGATGAAAAAGCGTCCCAATGGACTGATGATCGGACAGAAACGTGTGCCGCTCGGGGTTGTCGGTATTATCTACGAAGCGCGCCCGAATGTGACCGCAGACGCCTTTGGCCTTTGTTTTAAGACCGGAAATGTTGTGGTTTTGAAAGGCGGAAGCGACGCGATTCATTCCAACAAGGCCATCGTGGACTGTATCCGTGCCACCTTGAAACAGCACGCTGTTGATGAAAATGTGATTCAGCTCATAGAAGATACATCCCGTGAGACGACGACAGCGTTCATGAAGATGAACCGCTACATTGATGTGCTGATCCCGCGCGGAGGCGCCGGACTGATTCAGGCGGTCGTAAACAACAGCACGATACCGGTTATTGAGACCGGTACCGGAAACTGCCATATTTACGTGGATGAAAGCGCTGACCTTAAAATGGCCGTCGATATCATCCTGAATGCCAAGACCCAGCGGGTCGGCGTATGCAATGCCTGTGAATCTCTTCTGATTCATGAGAGCGTAAAGGACGCCCTGCTTCCGGTGCTTGCACAGCGACTGAAAGAAAATCACGTGGAAATGCGCGGGGATGATGCGGTCTGCGCGATTGTTCCGGATGTAAAAAAAGCGTCGGATGAGGACTGGGGAAAAGAGTATCTGGATTATATCATTTCCATCAAGACGGTGTCGTCCGTGGAAGAGGCGATCGCACACATCAACAGATATAACACCGGACACTCCGAGGCAATCGTAACATCCAGCTACCAGAATGCTCAGAAATTCCTGGATGAGGTAGATGCAGCGGCGGTCTATGTAAACGCATCCACGCGCTATACAGATGGATTTGAATTCGGTTTTGGTGCCGAGATCGGTATCAGCACACAGAAGCTGCATGCCAGGGGACCGATGGGACTTACGGCACTCACAACGACAAAATATATTATCTATGGAAGCGGACAGGTCCGTCCGTGA
- a CDS encoding 5-formyltetrahydrofolate cyclo-ligase, whose protein sequence is METKQSIRKRVFEYRRQAAPAQLISDSRTICEKILKMPEYQNSGWLYTYMDFNREVCTRELIEAAWDDGKRVAVPKVEGRDMTFYEITSFDQLRPGYFQIPEPEGCSVSQAEDAVMIVPGVAFDTMRHRVGYGQGFYDRYLSTHRLHKTVAVAFDFQVMEKVPWEDLDVLPQILITQTRIYRQEGFQ, encoded by the coding sequence ATGGAGACAAAACAAAGCATTAGAAAACGGGTTTTTGAATACAGAAGACAGGCAGCACCCGCACAGCTGATATCCGACAGCCGCACAATCTGCGAAAAAATATTAAAGATGCCGGAATATCAAAACAGCGGGTGGCTGTATACATATATGGATTTCAATCGTGAAGTCTGTACCAGGGAACTGATCGAAGCCGCATGGGACGACGGAAAGCGGGTAGCAGTACCAAAAGTGGAAGGACGGGATATGACCTTCTATGAGATCACATCGTTTGACCAGCTCAGGCCGGGATATTTTCAGATACCGGAACCGGAAGGCTGCAGCGTATCCCAGGCGGAGGATGCGGTTATGATCGTACCCGGAGTTGCCTTCGATACCATGCGGCACCGCGTCGGATACGGACAGGGATTTTACGACAGGTATTTGAGCACACACCGCCTTCATAAAACGGTCGCTGTGGCTTTTGATTTTCAGGTCATGGAAAAAGTCCCGTGGGAAGATCTGGATGTGCTTCCGCAGATTCTTATCACACAGACCAGGATTTACAGACAGGAGGGTTTTCAATGA
- a CDS encoding DUF896 domain-containing protein — protein sequence MNEMDITRINELARKAKSVGLTPEEKLEQSKLRKEYIASIRMNLRSQLDNIDIQEPDGSVINLGEKYGDKTKH from the coding sequence ATGAATGAAATGGACATTACACGTATCAATGAACTGGCGCGCAAGGCAAAGTCCGTTGGTTTAACTCCCGAGGAAAAGCTGGAACAGTCAAAACTTCGGAAAGAATACATTGCCAGTATCAGGATGAACCTCCGGTCTCAGCTCGACAATATCGACATACAGGAACCGGATGGGTCTGTCATCAATCTGGGGGAAAAATATGGAGACAAAACAAAGCATTAG